The following are from one region of the Mycolicibacterium diernhoferi genome:
- a CDS encoding SDR family NAD(P)-dependent oxidoreductase has translation MDLGLTGKRFAVTGGTRGIGRAVVEGLLAEGARVAYCARTPESVSGAQAELGDGAVGTAVDVSDRAALTAWVNATAQDFGGLDGVVANVSALAIPESSDNWRSSFEVDMMGTVGLVDAALPLLEASGAGSIVTIASVSGREIDFAAGPYGAMKAAIIHYTQGLAFQLAGRGVRANTVSPGNTYFPGGVWPTIETEDPELFAQSLALNPTGRMATPREVANAVVFLSSAAASFITGTNLLVDGALTRGVQF, from the coding sequence ATGGATCTCGGTCTCACCGGCAAGCGGTTCGCGGTAACCGGCGGAACGCGCGGTATCGGGCGGGCGGTGGTGGAGGGCCTGCTGGCCGAGGGAGCCCGCGTCGCGTACTGCGCGCGGACCCCCGAGTCGGTGTCCGGCGCACAGGCCGAACTCGGGGACGGCGCGGTCGGCACCGCGGTCGACGTGAGCGACCGGGCTGCGCTGACGGCTTGGGTGAACGCCACCGCTCAGGACTTCGGCGGGCTGGACGGCGTGGTCGCCAACGTCAGCGCGCTGGCCATTCCGGAGTCCTCGGACAACTGGCGGTCCAGTTTCGAGGTCGACATGATGGGCACCGTCGGCCTGGTCGACGCCGCGCTGCCACTGCTGGAGGCCTCCGGCGCCGGGTCGATCGTCACGATCGCCAGCGTCTCGGGTCGCGAAATCGATTTTGCGGCAGGCCCGTACGGCGCGATGAAGGCGGCGATCATCCACTACACCCAAGGCCTGGCCTTCCAACTCGCCGGAAGGGGTGTGCGGGCCAACACCGTCAGCCCCGGTAACACCTACTTCCCGGGTGGGGTGTGGCCGACCATCGAGACCGAGGACCCGGAGTTGTTCGCCCAGTCCCTGGCGCTGAACCCGACCGGCCGGATGGCGACCCCTCGGGAGGTGGCCAATGCCGTGGTGTTCCTGTCCAGTGCGGCAGCGAGTTTCATCACCGGGACGAACCTGCTGGTGGACGGCGCCCTGACCCGCGGCGTGCAGTTCTGA
- a CDS encoding CDGP domain-containing protein, with the protein MRATTAAAVGAVVAAMAFAGWVTAPTAHADACGNFEVWGNGGGQCDGPFYEDGSFQRCTTVYVLGIGGTQCFIVPAPPR; encoded by the coding sequence ATGAGAGCGACAACGGCCGCCGCGGTGGGCGCGGTGGTGGCGGCAATGGCATTCGCGGGGTGGGTGACAGCGCCGACCGCGCACGCTGACGCGTGCGGCAACTTCGAGGTCTGGGGCAATGGAGGGGGCCAGTGTGACGGCCCGTTCTACGAAGACGGCAGCTTCCAGCGCTGCACCACGGTCTATGTGCTCGGGATCGGCGGCACACAGTGTTTCATCGTGCCGGCACCGCCGCGGTAG
- a CDS encoding alpha-hydroxy acid oxidase has product MKRRIPKVADLAPLMQFKKPELNARTRRLAAALTVEDLRTIAKRRTPRAAFDYTDGSAEAELSLARARQAFQDIEFHPAILRDVSKVDTSCTILGGRSELPFGIAPTGFTRMMQTEGEYAGARAAARAGIPFSLSTMGTASIEDVKAANPDGRNWFQLYMWKDRNRSMALVERAAAAGYDTLLVTVDVPVAGARLRDKRNGMSIPPALTAKTVLNAIPRPQWWIDFLTTEPLAFASLDRWSGTVAELLDTMFDPTVTFDDLAWIKTQWPGKLVVKGIQTLADAQAVVDLGVDGIVLSNHGGRQLDRAPIPFHLLPQVAPAVGQETEIILDTGIMSGADIVAAIALGARFTLVGRAYLYGLMAGGEAGVDRMIEILSEQITRTMRLLGVATLAELEPAHVTQLQRLTPRSLPSDGGDGILRRG; this is encoded by the coding sequence ATGAAACGCCGCATTCCCAAGGTCGCCGACCTGGCGCCCCTGATGCAGTTCAAGAAGCCCGAACTGAACGCGCGCACCCGCCGGCTGGCCGCCGCCCTGACGGTGGAGGACCTGCGCACCATCGCCAAGCGCCGGACCCCGCGCGCCGCGTTCGACTACACCGACGGATCCGCCGAAGCCGAGCTGTCGCTGGCGCGGGCCCGGCAGGCCTTCCAGGACATCGAGTTCCACCCGGCGATCCTGCGCGATGTGTCGAAGGTGGACACCAGCTGCACCATTCTCGGCGGCCGGTCGGAACTGCCGTTCGGCATCGCCCCGACCGGCTTCACCCGGATGATGCAGACCGAGGGTGAGTACGCGGGTGCACGCGCGGCGGCCCGGGCCGGGATCCCGTTCTCGCTGTCCACCATGGGCACTGCCTCCATCGAGGATGTGAAGGCGGCCAACCCGGACGGGCGCAACTGGTTCCAGCTGTACATGTGGAAGGACCGGAACCGCTCGATGGCCCTGGTCGAGCGCGCCGCAGCGGCCGGCTATGACACCCTGCTGGTCACCGTCGACGTGCCGGTGGCCGGGGCACGGCTGCGCGACAAGCGCAACGGCATGTCCATCCCGCCGGCGCTGACGGCCAAGACGGTGCTCAACGCGATCCCGCGACCGCAGTGGTGGATCGACTTCCTGACCACCGAGCCGCTGGCCTTCGCCTCGCTGGACCGGTGGTCGGGCACCGTCGCCGAACTGCTGGACACCATGTTCGATCCGACGGTCACCTTCGATGACCTGGCCTGGATCAAGACGCAGTGGCCGGGCAAACTGGTGGTCAAGGGCATCCAGACGCTGGCCGACGCACAGGCCGTCGTCGACCTCGGAGTCGACGGCATCGTGCTGTCCAATCACGGTGGACGCCAACTGGATCGGGCACCCATTCCGTTCCATCTGCTGCCGCAGGTGGCTCCGGCGGTGGGCCAGGAGACCGAGATCATCCTGGATACCGGCATCATGTCCGGCGCCGACATCGTCGCCGCCATCGCGCTGGGCGCGCGGTTCACCCTGGTCGGCCGCGCCTACCTGTACGGCCTGATGGCCGGCGGCGAAGCGGGCGTGGACCGGATGATCGAGATCCTGTCCGAACAGATCACCCGCACCATGCGGCTGCTCGGCGTGGCCACCCTCGCCGAACTGGAGCCGGCCCACGTCACCCAGTTGCAGCGCCTGACGCCGCGATCTCTGCCGTCGGATGGCGGTGACGGCATCCTGCGACGAGGATGA
- a CDS encoding HNH endonuclease signature motif containing protein translates to MAELTGQRNAIDGRLVEIVAEIDGRGAADGNPLWGGTGCRSIEALVAWKTGMTPRNAETMVAVARRLDELPRLAEGLRAGRLSLDRVAVIAVRAAEGCDDHYANLVQYATVAQLRTAVKMEPRPEPETKPEPKRGISSYDGDGYTTYKIRLPKLDAAKFDAALASHKDALVADWKRHHDDPGAEVSDQAPPFPDTVDAFMSLIEAGWDTDVAARPHGAHTTVVAHVDLDRHADKPVAALHLGAALTDEERRFLLCDATCEVWFERRGTPIGAGRTTRTVGRRLRRALEYRDKSCVVPGCGATRGLHAHHLVHWENGGATELSNLVLLCPFHHRTHHRGGITLTGPAHRLRVTDSDGDLMTGASLARPPTTPPPDVAPCKGPLGERAQWWWYTPYEPRPPAPN, encoded by the coding sequence ATGGCGGAGCTGACCGGGCAGCGCAATGCCATCGATGGCCGGTTGGTGGAGATCGTGGCCGAGATCGACGGCAGAGGTGCGGCCGACGGCAACCCGCTGTGGGGTGGCACCGGATGCCGCTCGATCGAGGCCCTGGTGGCCTGGAAGACCGGAATGACTCCACGCAATGCGGAGACGATGGTGGCGGTGGCGCGTCGCCTCGACGAGTTGCCGCGTCTGGCAGAAGGATTGCGCGCGGGCCGGTTGTCGCTGGACCGGGTCGCGGTGATCGCCGTACGCGCCGCCGAAGGCTGCGATGACCACTATGCGAATCTGGTGCAGTACGCCACGGTGGCCCAGCTACGTACCGCGGTCAAGATGGAGCCCCGCCCCGAACCCGAGACCAAGCCCGAACCCAAGCGCGGGATCAGCTCCTATGACGGTGACGGGTACACCACCTACAAGATCCGGCTCCCCAAGCTCGACGCCGCGAAGTTCGACGCCGCGCTGGCCTCACACAAGGACGCGTTGGTCGCGGACTGGAAACGGCACCACGACGACCCCGGTGCCGAGGTGTCCGATCAGGCGCCTCCGTTCCCGGACACCGTGGATGCGTTCATGAGCCTGATCGAGGCCGGCTGGGACACCGATGTCGCCGCGCGCCCGCACGGCGCGCACACCACGGTCGTGGCGCACGTCGACCTAGACCGCCACGCCGACAAGCCGGTCGCCGCCCTGCATCTGGGAGCCGCCCTCACCGATGAGGAGCGCCGGTTCCTGCTCTGTGACGCGACCTGCGAGGTGTGGTTCGAACGGCGCGGCACCCCGATCGGGGCCGGGCGGACCACCCGCACCGTCGGCCGCCGACTCCGCCGAGCCCTGGAGTACCGGGATAAGTCGTGTGTGGTGCCCGGCTGCGGGGCCACCCGCGGTCTGCACGCCCATCACCTCGTGCACTGGGAGAACGGCGGGGCTACCGAGCTCTCAAATCTGGTGCTGCTCTGCCCGTTTCACCATCGCACGCATCACCGCGGTGGGATCACCCTCACCGGGCCCGCCCACCGACTCCGCGTCACCGACAGTGACGGCGATCTGATGACCGGGGCATCACTGGCCCGCCCACCGACCACCCCGCCCCCGGATGTAGCGCCGTGCAAAGGACCGCTCGGGGAACGCGCCCAATGGTGGTGGTACACCCCCTACGAACCACGACCACCGGCGCCGAACTGA
- a CDS encoding LLM class flavin-dependent oxidoreductase, with translation MSNLPDFGIFFRLNDTEADPVRQYHDGLDLIGYAEELGLSSAWITSHHFRSDKGTIASPLVFLAAASQRTSRIRLGAGVVVVTLENPIRVAEDAVITDALAGGRLQLGLGSGLEDWAFGPFGVDWDDRLRVYAGKVAELRSVLDGADLGGGRRLYPPAGGLRQRLWRVASDPAHAEEIGRVGDNLLLRSSKALTFEGNLTRHSEAIDAFREHAGGQQRIAASRSVIVAESTTAARELAGQHAIDVHHRNGDGEPWFGDPDLVRARLLADPELHLVDEVLLQVAPAKLTLTQWKSSLNLMVSEVLDPIRKEGRSYARVS, from the coding sequence ATGAGTAATCTGCCAGATTTCGGGATCTTCTTCCGGCTCAACGACACCGAAGCCGATCCGGTACGGCAGTACCATGACGGTCTCGACTTGATCGGGTACGCCGAGGAGCTGGGGTTATCGAGCGCGTGGATCACCTCGCACCACTTTCGGTCCGACAAGGGGACGATCGCATCGCCGCTGGTGTTCCTGGCGGCAGCGAGCCAGCGCACCAGCCGGATCCGGCTCGGGGCGGGGGTCGTCGTCGTCACCCTGGAGAACCCGATCAGGGTGGCCGAGGATGCGGTGATCACCGATGCGCTCGCCGGGGGCAGGCTGCAACTCGGGTTGGGCTCAGGCCTGGAGGATTGGGCATTCGGTCCGTTCGGGGTGGACTGGGATGACCGCCTCCGGGTGTATGCGGGGAAGGTGGCCGAGCTGAGGTCGGTCCTGGACGGGGCCGACCTCGGTGGCGGCCGTCGGCTGTACCCGCCGGCCGGCGGACTGCGGCAGCGGCTGTGGCGGGTCGCCAGCGATCCGGCCCACGCCGAAGAGATCGGTCGGGTCGGTGACAACCTGCTCTTGCGGTCATCGAAGGCGCTCACCTTCGAAGGGAATCTGACCCGGCACAGCGAGGCGATCGACGCCTTCCGCGAGCACGCGGGGGGACAGCAGCGGATCGCCGCCAGCCGGTCGGTGATCGTCGCCGAGAGCACCACCGCGGCACGTGAACTCGCCGGGCAGCACGCCATCGACGTACACCACCGAAACGGTGACGGGGAGCCGTGGTTCGGCGACCCGGATCTGGTGCGCGCACGGCTGCTCGCCGATCCGGAACTGCATCTCGTCGACGAGGTGCTGCTGCAGGTCGCGCCCGCCAAGCTGACGTTGACGCAATGGAAGTCGAGCCTGAACCTGATGGTGTCCGAGGTGCTCGACCCGATCCGCAAGGAGGGACGCAGCTATGCCCGGGTCTCGTGA
- a CDS encoding acetamidase/formamidase family protein, with amino-acid sequence MEHITFVPSPEQFAFTFGGAEPVLRIKPGTVLTLWTEDAFGGRITSTDDVATRALDTEDLNPQTGPFWIEGAEPGDTLAVHLVDLTPARTWGASTLIPFFGGLTSVPVSPTLQDPLPERTYIYEYDSAAKTLGFSAHGSDFELALPSNPMLGTVGVAPARREVRTSLVPDVFGGNMDTPEMAAGATCYLRVNVPGALFSLGDGHYRQGEGESCGTAVEGAMNVTAIVELIKGGGPAWPRLETDTHLVCIGSGRPLEEAWRAGQVEMITWLGELYGLDRLDAYQLLTQISLAPIANVVDTNYSAVTKIDKRLLPAATAYGGVHAELRSAARSFGTITY; translated from the coding sequence ATGGAGCACATCACGTTCGTCCCATCCCCCGAGCAGTTCGCCTTCACCTTCGGCGGCGCCGAACCGGTGCTGCGGATCAAGCCCGGCACGGTGCTCACGCTGTGGACCGAGGACGCCTTCGGCGGCCGGATCACCAGTACCGACGATGTCGCGACCCGGGCGCTGGACACCGAGGACCTCAACCCGCAGACCGGACCGTTCTGGATCGAGGGCGCCGAACCCGGGGACACCCTCGCGGTGCATCTGGTCGATCTCACCCCGGCCCGCACCTGGGGCGCGTCCACGCTGATCCCGTTCTTCGGCGGGCTGACCAGCGTGCCGGTCAGTCCGACCCTGCAGGATCCACTGCCCGAACGCACGTACATCTACGAATACGACTCGGCCGCCAAGACGCTGGGGTTCAGCGCGCACGGCAGCGACTTCGAGCTGGCGCTGCCGAGCAACCCGATGTTGGGCACCGTCGGTGTCGCGCCGGCCCGCCGGGAGGTGCGCACCTCGCTGGTGCCCGACGTGTTCGGCGGCAACATGGACACCCCCGAGATGGCCGCCGGCGCGACCTGCTACCTGCGGGTGAACGTGCCGGGGGCATTGTTCTCCCTGGGCGACGGGCACTACCGCCAGGGCGAGGGCGAGTCGTGTGGCACCGCGGTGGAGGGTGCCATGAACGTCACCGCCATCGTCGAGTTGATCAAGGGCGGTGGACCGGCCTGGCCGCGACTGGAAACCGACACGCACCTGGTCTGCATCGGATCGGGACGCCCGTTGGAGGAGGCGTGGCGGGCCGGGCAGGTCGAGATGATCACCTGGCTGGGCGAGCTGTACGGACTCGACCGGCTCGACGCCTATCAGCTGCTCACCCAGATCTCCCTGGCACCGATCGCCAATGTCGTCGACACCAACTACAGCGCGGTGACCAAGATCGACAAGCGCCTACTCCCGGCAGCCACCGCGTACGGCGGCGTACACGCCGAACTGCGCTCGGCAGCACGTTCATTCGGCACCATCACCTATTAG
- a CDS encoding aminotransferase class I/II-fold pyridoxal phosphate-dependent enzyme, whose amino-acid sequence MTASEQVDAEWLAQRLTATSSKDLGHGLSRLIDGGELPPGAHLPTIRDFARAAGVSPGTVMTAWSRVRDSGRLQTRRRGGTVVAAAPHPDAEPGVSSFDWTHVEMSVVTPDPVLQPDLRAALTAALSTPDLHAARRAHITPELLRLVEPTWPFRAQAWNCVGGGSEALVLASAAATGGAVSGADRLIAVEEPVSPGYLEILRNLGISAVGVHADEHGPTPASVAAAVRSGVSAVVLQPSGAYAVAGALSAERAAELGELLSEHPDVWVIEDDSAGPLATAEPATLGTRLPDQVVRIRSYCKAFGIDLRSAVLGGSSELVERTVRLRSFGMAANSRILQNALAELIADEAAADLMGRARAIYGRRRATALQAFTEVGLPASAGRNGFVVWVPVPDETSALTNLARQGIVVAAGAKSFVTSAPGLLRLSLLQLPDDVELIDGLAHAVRAAIHSADREYFD is encoded by the coding sequence ATGACCGCCTCGGAGCAGGTGGACGCGGAGTGGCTGGCGCAGCGGCTCACCGCGACGTCGTCGAAGGACCTGGGCCACGGACTGAGCCGGCTCATCGACGGTGGCGAACTGCCCCCCGGCGCGCACCTGCCCACCATCCGTGACTTCGCCCGGGCGGCCGGGGTCAGTCCCGGCACCGTGATGACGGCCTGGAGCCGGGTCCGAGACAGCGGCAGGCTGCAGACGCGGCGACGCGGCGGCACGGTGGTCGCCGCGGCACCCCACCCGGATGCGGAGCCGGGCGTGTCGTCGTTCGACTGGACCCATGTCGAGATGTCGGTGGTGACACCGGATCCGGTGCTCCAACCCGATCTGAGGGCAGCGCTGACCGCGGCGCTGAGCACCCCCGACCTGCACGCCGCGCGACGCGCCCATATCACCCCGGAACTGCTGCGGTTGGTCGAGCCGACCTGGCCGTTCCGGGCTCAGGCCTGGAACTGCGTCGGCGGCGGCAGCGAGGCGCTGGTGCTGGCCAGTGCCGCCGCCACCGGCGGTGCTGTATCAGGTGCCGACCGGTTGATTGCGGTGGAGGAGCCGGTCAGCCCCGGCTACCTGGAAATTCTGCGGAATTTGGGCATCTCGGCAGTCGGTGTGCACGCCGACGAACATGGCCCGACGCCTGCGTCGGTGGCCGCGGCGGTGCGCAGCGGGGTATCCGCAGTCGTGCTGCAGCCCAGCGGGGCCTATGCGGTGGCCGGCGCGCTGAGCGCGGAACGCGCGGCGGAGCTCGGTGAGCTGCTGTCGGAGCATCCCGACGTCTGGGTGATCGAGGATGACAGCGCGGGACCGTTGGCCACTGCGGAACCGGCCACGCTCGGCACCCGCCTGCCGGATCAGGTTGTCCGGATCCGCAGCTACTGCAAGGCATTCGGTATCGACCTGCGTTCGGCAGTGCTCGGTGGCAGCAGTGAATTGGTGGAGCGCACCGTCCGGCTGCGCAGTTTCGGGATGGCCGCCAACAGTCGAATCCTGCAGAACGCCCTGGCCGAGCTGATCGCGGACGAGGCGGCCGCCGATCTGATGGGCCGGGCGCGTGCGATCTACGGCCGGCGCCGTGCGACCGCGCTGCAGGCGTTCACCGAAGTCGGGCTGCCCGCCTCGGCGGGCCGCAACGGATTCGTGGTGTGGGTGCCGGTGCCCGATGAGACCTCGGCGTTGACCAACCTGGCCCGGCAGGGCATCGTGGTCGCTGCCGGCGCCAAATCCTTTGTCACCTCGGCGCCTGGTCTACTGCGGCTGTCGCTGCTGCAGTTGCCCGACGATGTCGAGCTCATCGACGGCCTGGCCCACGCGGTGCGGGCCGCGATCCACTCCGCGGACCGCGAGTACTTCGACTGA